A DNA window from Zingiber officinale cultivar Zhangliang chromosome 3A, Zo_v1.1, whole genome shotgun sequence contains the following coding sequences:
- the LOC122050974 gene encoding protein EI24 homolog, with protein sequence MASSLAMHATVFPWLAGFEEACSLRRVASFCSRSRILLIRTGQCFLLNGLIFLGSLFILKPVVIPILLWILPDQYEQFNAEHLYYHKAVMPFYALLRSILIELVYIFWFYPLYIFSFVLRTLWYNDIAKHAFEVLKSKESTTQAYGKNELTESQSTSTTEIPGGGLKVCVLQLASRFIPSFC encoded by the exons ATGGCGTCGTCTCTTGCAATGCACGCCACGGTTTTCCCTTGGCTTGCGGGATTCGAAGAAGCTTGCTCCCTTCGCAGAGTCGCAAGCTTCTGCTCGAG ATCTCGGATATTGTTGATTAGAACCGGCCAGTGCTTCCTCTTGAACGGGCTTATTTTTCTGGGAAG TTTATTTATTCTGAAACCCGTGGTCATCCCAATTCTTCTGTGGATACTGCCTGATCAGTATGAACAATTTAATGCAGAGCATCTTTATTATCACAAAGCTGTTATGCCATTCTATGCCTTGTTACGTTCCATCCTAATTGAACTTGTCTAT ATTTTCTGGTTCTACCCTCTGTACATCTTCAGCTTTGTTCTAAGGACGTTATG GTACAATGATATTGCCAAGCATGCTTTTGAAGTGCTGAAAAGTAAAGAATCAACAACACAAGCATATGGAAAAAATGAATTAACAGAATCCCAGAGCACTAGTACTACAGAGATACCAGGGGGGGGTTTGAAGG TGTGTGTCTTGCAATTGGCGAGCAGATTTATTCCATCCTTTTGTTGA